A stretch of Malus sylvestris chromosome 11, drMalSylv7.2, whole genome shotgun sequence DNA encodes these proteins:
- the LOC126590835 gene encoding phytoene synthase 2, chloroplastic-like, whose translation MCSTLSFAGKTYIGESNERIRCRKSMVTAAKAQVITAPKQRSRPFFPQLSIQGIPLADLHVQEIVQRQSQTYSVDGEGGRRRPQFNPSFLEEAYERCKNLCAEYAKTFYLGTLLMTEERQKAIWAIYVWCRRTDELVDGPNSGYMTSEVLDRWEQRLEDIFEGRPYDMLDAALTHTVSNFPLDIKPFRDMIEGMRTDIVKCRYQNFQELYLYCYYVAGTVGLMSVPVMGIAPDSLISAQRTYDSALYLGIGNQLTNILRDVGEDAMRGRVYLPQDELAQFGLCDNDVFSRKVTDQWRAFMKEQIARARFYFNLAEEGASQLDKASRWPVWSSLLIYRNILDAIEDNDYDNLTKRAYVKRAKKLLMLPLAYTRSLSTHTLMSQ comes from the exons ATGTGTTCCACACTTTCCTTCGCAGGAAAGACTTACATTGGAGAGAGCAATGAAAGAATTCGGTGTCGAAAATCTATGGTCACAGCAGCAAAAGCTCAAGTGATTACAGCTCCCAAGCAAAGAAGCAGGCCTTTTTTTCCTCAGCTTTCAATTCAAGGCATTCCTCTTGCTGATTTACACGTGCAAGAAATCGTTCAAAGGCAGTCTCAGACTTATAGTGTGGACGGGGAAGGCGGCCGGCGCAGGCCGCAGTTTAACCCTAGCTTTCTTGAAGAAGCATATGAGAGGTGCAAGAACCTTTGTGCAGAATATGCCAAGACATTCTATCTAG GCACTTTACTTATGACAGAAGAACGTCAAAAGGCGATATGGGCAATCTATG TTTGGTGTAGGAGGACAGATGAACTGGTGGACGGCCCGAATTCCGGCTACATGACCTCAGAAGTTCTTGATAGATGGGAACAAAGATTGGAAGACATTTTCGAAGGACGGCCTTATGACATGCTTGATGCTGCATTGACTCATACTGTTTCCAATTTCCCCTTAGACATCAAG CCTTTTAGGGACATGATCGAGGGTATGAGAACGGACATAGTAAAATGTCGataccaaaattttcaagaGCTCTATCTTTACTGCTACTACGTGGCAGGGACGGTTGGCCTAATGAGTGTTCCTGTAATGGGAATTGCACCAGATTCTTTGATTTCTGCACAACGTACATATGATTCTGCATTATATTTGGGCATAGGAAACCAACTCACAAACATCCTTAGAGATGTTGGAGAGGA TGCAATGAGAGGGAGAGTTTATCTTCCCCAAGACGAGCTTGCACAGTTTGGGTTATGCGATAACGATGTTTTTTCAAGAAAGGTGACTGATCAATGGAGAGCGTTCATGAAAGAACAAATTGCAAGAGCAAGGTTTTATTTCAACCTAGCAGAAGAAGGAGCTTCTCAGCTTGATAAGGCCAGCCGTTGGCCG GTATGGTCATCGTTACTGATATATCGAAACATACTGGACGCGATCGAAGACAACGATTACGATAACTTGACAAAGAGAGCATACGTAAAGAGAGCCAAGAAACTTCTCATGCTGCCTTTGGCATACACAAGATCTCTATCAACACATACTTTGATGTCCCAATAA
- the LOC126590157 gene encoding serine/threonine-protein phosphatase PP2A catalytic subunit-like, protein MDSIPSNSHGNLDEQIAQLMQCKPLSEQEVRVLCEKAKEILMEESNVQPVKSPVTICGDIHGQFHDLAELFRIGGKCPDTNYLFMGDYVDRGYYSVETVTLLVALKVRYHQRITILRGNHESRQITQVYGFYDECLRKYGNANVWKIFTDLFDYFPLTALVESEIFCLHGGLSPSIETLDNIRNFDRVQEVPHEGPMCDLLWSDPDDRCGWGISPRGAGYTFGQDISEQFNHTNNLKLIARAHQLVMEGYNWGHEQKVVTIFSAPNYCYRCGNMASILEVDDCKGHTFIQFEPAPRRGEPDVTRRTPDYFL, encoded by the exons atggaTTCGATCCCTTCGAACTCCCATGGGAATCTGGATGAGCAGATTGCTCAACTCATGCAGTGCAAGCCCTTGTCCGAGCAAGAG GTAAGGGTGCTCTGCGAGAAGGCCAAGGAAATATTAATGGAAGAAAGCAATGTCCAG CCTGTAAAAAGCCCTGTAACTATCTGTGGTGATATTCATGGACAATTCCATGATCTGGCGGAGCTTTTCCGCATTGGAGGAAAG TGCCCAGATACAAACTATTTGTTTATGGGAGATTATGTGGACCGTGGCTATTATTCAGTTGAAACAGTGACT CTCCTTGTGGCCTTGAAGGTGCGTTATCATCAGCGTATTACTATCCTAAGAGGAAACCATGAAAGCCGTCAG ATTACTCAAGTTTATGGTTTTTATGATGAGTGCCTACGGAA GTATGGTAATGCCAATGTTTGGAAGATCTTTACAGATTTATTTGACTATTTCCCGCTCACAGCATTG GTTGAATCTGAAATATTCTGCTTGCATGGAGGGCTGTCTCCATCCATTGAAACCCTCGATAACATACGTAATTTTGACCGTGTACAAGAGGTTCCTCATGAGGGTCCCATGTGTGATCTTTTATGGTCTGACCCTGATGATCGCTGTGGTTGGGGTATCTCTCCGAGAGGTGCTGGATATACATTTGGCCAG GACATATCTGAGCAGTTTAATCATACAAATAACTTAAAGTTGATTGCTAGAGCACATCAGCTGGTCATGGAAGGATACAACTGGGGTCAT GAACAAAAAGTGGTCACTATATTTAGTGCACCCAATTATTGTTATCGCTGTGGAAATATGGCATCCATCTTGGAAGTCGATGACTGCAAAGGTCACACATTCATTCAG TTTGAGCCAGCTCCGAGGAGGGGAGAACCAGATGTGACCCGAAGAACACCTGATTACTTCCTATAA